A region of Elusimicrobiota bacterium DNA encodes the following proteins:
- a CDS encoding RHS repeat protein has protein sequence MIKLPRAVVWTFRPALAGAFLLTTLFGPASAWAQSRASQMLGQKQYDEFTTSSEDGAYFSPERLRARIEAVDALVAGQNARFARLQGRPYDGVADLGPRVFQMALEKFQTAATMSAEVEMKQARFSARMAAAGGFQYRTFADGKRMWFKNGRVHRIENEKIKDSYGGVRVQDTTEMEYDKHGNLLSSKTTTRDAKGHADIKRWAGTYAIVPGRDRLESFTETSWDALGNESRLERTHMAWSGDGKNLLGYEEKSTDANGRETTRRVWDSTHDEAGNLLSFKEESIEDGVKQSRTWSGATYENFKKDKKDDWRLTGYKETTRDAAGRESTREWGGAKYDERGALVGYREKRTDPSGETTDRSWGDAAFDEQGNVTSYRETVKSSTGQETLRVFRNGKYDEHGRLTSYEELNGEKDGPSSYRRWSGGEYNAKNELLSYHEDVTDARGLETGRDWKAEGYEKGRVTGTHETTTDDQGRKTTKHWVGVYEEGGRLKGYTEEGVDALGNGTLRTEDEMRYDELGRLVGYKGQTRDAFGRTANTTWRAEGFDGKDRALVTVESETGEDGRTRTTRRGNVGYDGSGRMTRYEEELTGEGGGSPRATGRQEWTALGYDWKGDLKGYELTTTNVLGEKSTQRHETGYDHRGRVAETTDTYTDALGAVQKVEWSAEGFDGWDRVAAYKETATAGGAWRERRWSGQLDGRGLAVESSEESRDGAGLVVKTDMAGARYDERGRVTDSVETVVRSDRPAVKSVTTLAGRTYDAQSQATGGTSTTRITGQTPNGNVDLTVVEGTEAVGEESGGGKKSRTTAETTGELGGMAVHTREVLDATVSSNGDRLESRRSQGYDVAGNLVKDGETTNERTHLAVDVNGRALTYTERTGDSAAPGGVTTTERRNRYYGNGELAGTTEDATNAQGVRTHVETNGMSYNAAGQLAGSVEEATRPGLTVVTEVTKKSGMRYDELGRAAGHHEQTTTTGPGLYSEEEGDRTTTYDGAGRTARTESVGVRNGASYSSVTENSAFDVNGRATAYHSRSDGTAGISDLNITKVGYDETGRAFERHEDGYNNGSYTNADVKVGYDAQGREVETAREGYNDQGSFKETTETAGYNSLGQAVGRTTKGWSAGEGNYETSDTGLAYGLTGELESFDRTRETAEKTTTSRWKTKGVDSRGRSLGYEEEGQVFEGGTLVKDFKTTHAALGLNDNGQETAYGQTTVNTYATGAVETVTSNWKNGEYDEMGRLAGFQSDDTTTFVKDGETKTSTNSRMREGITYYDADGEGHRKGLMAGYDETSLESATGEKGKKVAVRNMRYDKEGRFVDGETSAGETNRVKDALRRISDILGGGTLAGAGRNLWEGLVQLARNTAGLAADVGAWIKENVADPAEGFVERVTGWLKSLGGSEGRTVPQLDARTLANLVRAIEEKAAGAKMGDIPLKLQSAAVAVGVFDQGLSVTRSKDKSFDAQGRAVSWLEISRSAAAPEKEVESVVTVSYEGTSTRLASYAARTADGEKITHLYRDNFAYDELGRSTFREATFNGEDIVLLMEGDNGASSKPAGEGADLTVPTVSAGWAQLTADQRTQLMDDVLAEKVEVLGQVDFTILDGADFDANGIMENRIGRYESRGVALNRFDEAILFDRPLDQMKAELLAGIDAEAGRQMVLGQAEKDLAKLNLDAAKDTLVAEEKGLEDEKFKKEAAEKELKSAEEDRRLLPMEIGKLNEEIRGYVGKILVDDDSQKQSGLTEYRTVWFDGAGTIFFKKERGGYVRDYFSIGILNNDSGQDVVGAIAGQGRLTAEGERFIGLLNRRIDLKDKLNKANANFDDANRLLDGDYDPLTQKGEKGLTETLKEKEGTRDLAKNFYKTAQEAFDGAENRFKEMESSLPTSTADKKNAALSSLEGMVAEFTKTLAEQILQVGRGDYRLDSKQMEGLLNGGTVLLGEKEYGLKELGKVAMVKQTLKKSESLAGFGLNRPDEAVNLSWGGSLRLHGRPVTLKDGEAVRTVLKMAGKTGAKFPEGTPVLPGLSFNGDGKLTISRSIEQTQDVAGRTLSHVNETITFSRKGGETSTSRTVQTSEKMVYDSRGNLVGFDRTTVQDGKDPVREVLEVADFDAEGRSRRSETQVEDASGKYRLVATNDGYDAQGRAINATRARFAGGKVDISRDVGPARADPWGLLTFSLTDTLTTTVDAWTKYGEDFAKSSGERSRVAEWNLAHNAAGETTDGFRLTQKGVGLPGYHLVFEKTKNAFSGTAVANTGTHALEVGWDPVSKTGVYRSYREETARDRADGKGRALRQTTTRWEDGEKTVTRDLQDRVYDANGRLLETLTATANALGETHQNYYKADPYSFDDLGRAQRFERWSVDAQGVKTEERTTGDVRYDALGRTTWEQTELTEWDADHKEFKTSRKRESEHTYDRFGRLRSYESETVTVDTAGITHTDRKTIAYKYNLKGQIVITSVDGVETVDGKKRVYNSLNEVIAFDNNGRARRTLNTVKEGGRTVQRLSLDDIRYENGRVVESRDLVRETGDKLDRITVETMRVDEVDSWGRSKRYVQTVQDGLKLTTHDVHDIVYNADGRVLRQVTDSYETSLAGGVALDVHQVIRQTGMVYDAQGNLVDYTKSITDAAGTTTYTPVAGSLIYDESGRLLESMVKITPPQGPVAYELTFGNLVNDLGQATNNVTVNLGTQNGSPERGSDRRTATLVQHRPSEFEGRGGDRQPIRW, from the coding sequence ATGATTAAGCTCCCCCGCGCCGTGGTGTGGACGTTCCGCCCGGCGTTGGCGGGGGCATTTTTATTGACGACCCTGTTCGGCCCGGCGTCGGCGTGGGCGCAAAGCCGTGCGTCTCAAATGCTGGGCCAGAAGCAGTATGACGAGTTCACGACCTCCAGCGAAGACGGGGCCTATTTCAGCCCGGAGCGCCTGCGGGCGCGGATCGAAGCGGTGGACGCGCTGGTGGCGGGGCAAAACGCGCGGTTCGCGCGCCTGCAGGGGCGGCCCTACGATGGCGTGGCGGATTTGGGCCCGCGGGTATTCCAGATGGCGCTGGAGAAGTTCCAAACGGCGGCGACGATGAGCGCGGAAGTGGAGATGAAACAGGCGCGGTTTTCGGCGCGGATGGCGGCGGCGGGAGGATTCCAGTATCGAACGTTCGCTGACGGGAAAAGGATGTGGTTTAAGAACGGCCGTGTGCATCGAATAGAGAACGAAAAGATCAAAGACAGCTATGGCGGGGTGCGGGTGCAGGACACGACAGAGATGGAGTATGACAAACACGGGAACTTGCTGAGCTCGAAAACGACGACTAGGGACGCGAAGGGCCACGCGGACATCAAACGGTGGGCGGGGACGTATGCGATCGTGCCCGGGAGAGACCGGCTGGAGTCGTTTACAGAAACGAGCTGGGACGCTTTGGGGAACGAAAGCCGGCTTGAGCGAACCCACATGGCGTGGAGCGGTGACGGGAAGAACCTGCTGGGGTATGAAGAGAAATCGACGGACGCGAACGGGCGGGAGACGACGCGGCGTGTGTGGGATTCGACGCACGATGAAGCGGGGAACCTTCTTTCCTTTAAGGAAGAGTCGATTGAAGACGGGGTGAAACAGTCCCGAACGTGGAGCGGAGCGACGTACGAGAATTTCAAGAAGGACAAAAAAGACGACTGGCGGCTGACGGGGTACAAGGAAACGACGCGGGACGCGGCGGGGCGGGAGTCGACGCGGGAGTGGGGCGGGGCGAAATACGACGAACGCGGGGCGCTGGTGGGTTACCGGGAGAAGCGGACGGACCCTTCGGGAGAGACCACGGACCGGAGCTGGGGGGACGCGGCGTTTGACGAACAAGGGAACGTGACGAGCTACCGGGAAACGGTGAAGAGTTCCACGGGCCAAGAGACGCTCCGGGTGTTCCGAAACGGGAAGTATGACGAGCACGGGCGGTTGACGTCGTATGAGGAGCTGAACGGGGAGAAAGACGGGCCGTCGAGCTACCGGCGGTGGAGCGGTGGGGAATACAACGCGAAAAACGAGCTGTTGAGCTACCACGAGGACGTGACGGACGCGCGTGGCCTGGAGACGGGGCGGGATTGGAAGGCGGAGGGGTATGAAAAAGGCCGGGTGACGGGAACCCATGAAACGACGACGGACGACCAAGGTCGGAAGACGACGAAACATTGGGTGGGGGTGTATGAGGAGGGAGGGCGGCTGAAGGGGTATACGGAGGAGGGTGTGGACGCCCTGGGGAACGGTACGTTAAGGACAGAAGACGAAATGAGGTATGACGAGCTGGGTCGGCTGGTGGGATATAAAGGGCAGACGAGGGACGCCTTTGGGCGAACGGCAAATACGACCTGGAGAGCGGAGGGATTCGACGGGAAAGACCGGGCGCTGGTGACGGTAGAGAGCGAGACGGGGGAAGACGGCCGAACGCGTACGACGCGGCGCGGGAACGTGGGGTATGACGGGTCCGGGCGGATGACGCGATACGAAGAGGAGTTGACTGGGGAGGGCGGGGGTTCTCCCCGGGCGACAGGTCGGCAGGAGTGGACGGCGCTGGGGTATGACTGGAAGGGCGATTTGAAGGGCTATGAACTAACGACGACAAACGTATTGGGGGAGAAGTCGACCCAGCGGCACGAAACGGGCTACGACCACCGCGGGCGGGTGGCGGAGACGACGGACACGTATACGGACGCACTGGGAGCGGTGCAGAAGGTGGAATGGTCAGCGGAGGGATTTGACGGATGGGACCGCGTGGCGGCCTATAAGGAGACGGCGACGGCGGGTGGGGCGTGGCGGGAACGGCGGTGGAGCGGCCAGCTGGACGGGCGGGGATTGGCGGTGGAATCCAGCGAAGAATCGCGTGACGGGGCGGGTCTTGTGGTGAAGACGGATATGGCCGGAGCGCGGTATGACGAGCGTGGGCGGGTGACGGATTCGGTGGAAACGGTGGTGCGGTCTGACCGACCGGCCGTGAAGAGCGTGACGACGCTGGCGGGGCGGACGTATGACGCGCAAAGCCAAGCGACGGGGGGAACCTCGACGACGCGGATCACGGGGCAAACACCGAATGGCAACGTGGATTTGACGGTGGTGGAAGGAACGGAGGCTGTGGGGGAAGAATCGGGTGGAGGAAAGAAAAGCCGGACGACGGCGGAAACGACGGGTGAACTGGGCGGGATGGCGGTGCATACGCGGGAGGTGCTGGACGCGACGGTGTCGTCCAACGGGGACCGGTTGGAATCAAGGCGGTCCCAGGGGTATGACGTGGCGGGGAACCTGGTGAAGGATGGGGAAACCACCAATGAACGGACCCACTTGGCGGTGGACGTGAACGGGCGGGCATTGACTTATACGGAGCGGACGGGTGACTCCGCGGCTCCGGGTGGCGTGACGACGACGGAACGGCGGAACCGGTATTACGGGAATGGGGAGTTGGCGGGGACGACGGAGGATGCGACGAACGCGCAGGGCGTGCGGACGCATGTGGAAACGAACGGGATGAGCTACAACGCGGCGGGTCAGCTGGCGGGGAGCGTGGAAGAGGCGACGCGGCCTGGGCTGACGGTGGTGACGGAGGTGACGAAGAAGAGCGGGATGCGGTATGACGAATTGGGCCGGGCGGCGGGTCACCACGAGCAAACGACCACGACGGGTCCTGGCCTCTACAGCGAAGAGGAGGGGGACCGAACGACGACGTACGACGGCGCGGGCCGAACCGCCCGAACGGAGTCCGTGGGCGTGCGGAACGGGGCGAGTTATTCGTCGGTGACAGAGAACAGCGCCTTTGACGTGAACGGCCGAGCGACGGCGTACCACAGCCGGTCGGACGGGACGGCGGGGATCAGTGATTTAAACATAACGAAGGTGGGCTACGACGAAACGGGCCGGGCGTTTGAGCGCCACGAGGATGGGTACAACAACGGATCGTATACGAACGCGGACGTGAAGGTGGGGTATGACGCCCAGGGGCGGGAGGTGGAAACGGCGCGGGAGGGTTACAACGACCAGGGGTCGTTTAAAGAGACAACGGAAACGGCGGGATACAATTCTCTGGGCCAGGCGGTGGGACGAACCACGAAGGGGTGGAGCGCGGGGGAGGGGAATTACGAAACGAGCGACACGGGACTGGCGTATGGGCTGACGGGGGAGCTGGAGTCTTTTGATCGGACGAGAGAAACGGCGGAGAAGACGACGACGTCGCGTTGGAAAACGAAGGGCGTGGACAGCCGAGGCCGCTCCCTAGGTTATGAGGAAGAGGGGCAGGTGTTCGAGGGGGGAACGTTGGTGAAGGATTTCAAAACGACGCACGCGGCGCTGGGTCTGAACGACAACGGGCAAGAGACGGCGTATGGGCAGACGACCGTGAATACCTATGCCACGGGCGCTGTGGAGACGGTGACATCGAACTGGAAGAACGGGGAGTATGACGAAATGGGCCGGTTGGCGGGGTTCCAGTCGGACGACACGACAACTTTCGTCAAGGATGGGGAAACCAAAACCAGCACGAATAGCCGGATGCGGGAGGGGATCACGTATTACGACGCGGACGGAGAGGGCCACCGAAAAGGGCTGATGGCGGGGTATGACGAAACGAGTTTGGAGAGCGCTACGGGGGAGAAGGGGAAGAAGGTGGCGGTGCGGAACATGCGGTATGACAAAGAGGGGCGGTTCGTGGACGGGGAGACGAGCGCGGGGGAGACGAACCGGGTGAAGGACGCGCTCCGAAGAATCTCTGACATTTTGGGCGGCGGGACCTTGGCGGGGGCGGGCCGGAACCTGTGGGAGGGACTGGTCCAGCTGGCGAGGAACACGGCGGGGTTGGCGGCAGACGTGGGGGCGTGGATTAAGGAGAACGTGGCGGACCCGGCGGAAGGGTTTGTGGAGCGGGTGACGGGCTGGTTGAAATCCTTGGGCGGGTCGGAGGGCCGAACGGTGCCGCAACTGGACGCGCGGACGTTGGCGAACTTAGTACGGGCGATTGAGGAGAAAGCGGCGGGCGCCAAGATGGGGGACATCCCGCTAAAACTGCAGTCGGCGGCCGTGGCGGTGGGGGTGTTTGACCAGGGATTAAGCGTAACGAGATCAAAGGACAAATCTTTCGACGCCCAGGGCCGGGCGGTGTCCTGGTTGGAGATCTCCCGTTCCGCGGCGGCGCCGGAGAAGGAAGTGGAATCCGTGGTGACGGTAAGCTACGAGGGGACGTCCACCCGGTTGGCCAGCTACGCGGCGCGGACGGCGGACGGAGAAAAAATCACCCACCTTTATCGGGACAACTTCGCCTACGACGAGCTGGGCCGATCGACTTTCCGGGAAGCGACGTTTAATGGGGAGGACATCGTCCTCCTGATGGAGGGTGACAACGGGGCGTCTTCAAAACCTGCGGGGGAGGGAGCGGACTTGACAGTCCCAACGGTTTCCGCCGGCTGGGCACAATTGACGGCAGACCAACGCACCCAACTCATGGATGATGTTTTGGCTGAAAAGGTCGAAGTATTGGGACAAGTCGATTTCACAATTTTAGATGGAGCCGACTTTGACGCTAACGGGATCATGGAGAACCGTATTGGCCGGTACGAATCGCGAGGGGTTGCCCTTAACCGTTTTGACGAAGCGATTCTCTTCGACCGTCCTTTGGATCAAATGAAGGCCGAACTTCTTGCCGGAATCGATGCCGAGGCGGGCCGACAGATGGTCCTTGGGCAAGCAGAGAAAGACCTCGCGAAGTTGAATCTGGACGCGGCCAAGGACACTTTAGTGGCCGAAGAGAAAGGGTTGGAGGACGAAAAATTTAAAAAGGAAGCCGCGGAGAAAGAGCTGAAATCTGCTGAGGAAGACCGAAGATTGCTTCCGATGGAAATTGGCAAGCTCAACGAGGAAATCCGAGGGTATGTGGGCAAAATCCTTGTTGATGATGACAGCCAGAAACAGAGTGGGCTAACAGAGTATCGAACGGTATGGTTTGATGGCGCGGGGACGATTTTTTTCAAGAAAGAGCGTGGAGGATACGTCAGGGATTATTTTTCGATTGGCATCTTAAACAACGATTCCGGCCAAGACGTGGTTGGCGCCATCGCCGGGCAGGGGAGGCTTACGGCGGAGGGGGAACGGTTTATTGGTTTACTGAATCGGCGGATTGACCTGAAAGATAAGTTAAATAAAGCCAATGCGAACTTCGATGATGCCAATAGACTATTGGACGGAGACTATGACCCCCTGACTCAAAAGGGGGAAAAGGGATTAACAGAAACATTGAAGGAGAAAGAAGGAACCCGCGACCTTGCGAAAAATTTCTATAAGACGGCCCAGGAGGCGTTTGACGGCGCCGAAAACAGATTTAAGGAGATGGAGTCGTCCCTGCCGACGTCCACGGCCGACAAAAAGAACGCGGCGTTATCGAGTTTAGAAGGGATGGTGGCCGAATTCACAAAGACGTTGGCGGAGCAAATCCTCCAGGTGGGCCGGGGTGACTATCGGCTGGACTCGAAACAAATGGAAGGGCTGTTGAATGGGGGGACCGTCCTTTTGGGCGAAAAGGAATATGGGTTGAAGGAACTCGGAAAGGTTGCGATGGTCAAGCAGACGCTCAAGAAATCGGAATCCCTCGCCGGTTTCGGGTTGAATCGCCCGGACGAGGCGGTGAACCTTTCTTGGGGTGGGTCCTTGCGGTTGCACGGCCGCCCGGTAACGCTGAAAGATGGGGAGGCGGTTCGAACGGTCTTGAAAATGGCGGGAAAAACCGGGGCCAAGTTTCCCGAGGGCACTCCCGTGCTTCCCGGACTTTCCTTTAACGGCGATGGGAAACTCACCATTTCCCGGTCCATCGAGCAGACCCAGGACGTCGCCGGGCGGACTCTATCGCACGTCAATGAAACCATCACCTTCTCCCGCAAAGGAGGGGAGACCTCGACCTCCCGCACGGTCCAAACAAGCGAGAAAATGGTTTACGATTCACGCGGAAACCTGGTGGGTTTTGATCGTACGACGGTCCAAGACGGGAAAGACCCCGTGAGGGAAGTGTTGGAGGTTGCCGATTTCGATGCGGAGGGGCGGTCTCGCCGAAGTGAAACGCAGGTGGAGGATGCCAGCGGCAAATACCGGTTGGTTGCCACCAACGACGGCTACGATGCCCAGGGCCGGGCCATTAACGCCACGCGGGCCCGCTTCGCGGGCGGAAAGGTGGATATCTCCCGCGATGTCGGCCCCGCCCGCGCCGACCCCTGGGGGCTCCTGACTTTTTCACTCACGGACACCCTCACCACAACGGTTGATGCGTGGACGAAATATGGGGAGGACTTTGCGAAATCTTCGGGGGAACGATCCCGCGTGGCGGAATGGAACCTAGCCCACAATGCCGCCGGTGAAACCACCGACGGGTTCCGATTGACCCAGAAGGGGGTGGGCCTGCCGGGGTACCACCTGGTCTTCGAAAAGACAAAGAATGCCTTCAGCGGAACGGCGGTGGCCAATACGGGCACCCACGCGCTTGAGGTGGGTTGGGACCCGGTCTCCAAGACCGGTGTTTACAGATCCTACCGCGAAGAAACCGCGAGAGACAGGGCGGACGGGAAGGGCCGCGCGTTGCGTCAGACGACGACCCGTTGGGAAGATGGCGAGAAGACTGTGACCCGCGATCTTCAAGACCGGGTCTACGATGCGAACGGGCGACTCCTGGAAACCCTGACGGCGACCGCCAATGCGCTGGGTGAGACACACCAAAACTATTATAAGGCCGATCCCTATTCTTTTGACGATCTGGGCCGAGCGCAACGTTTTGAACGGTGGTCGGTTGACGCTCAAGGCGTAAAAACAGAGGAGCGCACGACTGGCGATGTCCGCTACGATGCCCTGGGCCGAACGACATGGGAACAAACCGAGCTGACGGAATGGGACGCGGATCACAAAGAGTTTAAAACCTCCCGAAAGAGGGAGAGCGAGCATACCTATGACCGGTTCGGCCGCCTCCGGTCTTACGAATCTGAAACGGTGACCGTGGACACCGCTGGGATAACCCATACGGATAGGAAAACCATCGCCTACAAATATAACCTTAAAGGACAAATCGTCATTACCTCTGTGGATGGGGTTGAAACAGTGGACGGGAAGAAAAGGGTCTATAACTCTTTGAACGAAGTCATCGCTTTTGACAATAACGGGCGCGCGCGACGGACGTTGAATACGGTGAAGGAGGGCGGCCGAACAGTCCAACGACTTTCCCTGGACGATATTCGCTATGAAAACGGGCGCGTGGTCGAATCCCGGGACCTCGTGCGCGAAACGGGGGACAAACTCGATCGGATCACCGTCGAAACAATGCGGGTGGATGAGGTCGATTCCTGGGGTCGATCCAAAAGATACGTCCAAACGGTTCAAGACGGGCTAAAACTTACCACCCATGACGTGCACGACATTGTCTACAACGCGGACGGACGAGTGCTCCGTCAGGTCACCGATTCTTACGAAACGTCGCTGGCGGGCGGGGTGGCGCTCGATGTTCACCAGGTCATTCGTCAAACCGGCATGGTCTACGACGCCCAGGGGAACTTGGTGGATTACACCAAGAGCATTACGGATGCCGCGGGCACGACGACCTATACCCCCGTGGCGGGGAGCCTGATATATGATGAGTCGGGCCGATTGTTGGAATCGATGGTGAAGATCACTCCCCCACAGGGTCCCGTCGCCTATGAACTGACGTTCGGCAATCTCGTCAACGATTTAGGTCAAGCCACAAACAACGTTACCGTGAACCTGGGGACGCAAAACGGGAGCCCCGAGCGCGGAAGCGATCGCCGAACTGCGACGCTTGTTCAGCACCGGCCGTCTGAATTCGAAGGAAGGGGCGGTGATCGACAGCCAATACGCTGGTGA